Below is a genomic region from Rhodospirillum centenum SW.
GTCCTCGGCATCGCCCTGGACCGGGAGTCCGAGCGGGGCCTGTCGGACCGGGCGCGCTGGCTGGCATCGCACGATGCCCTGACACGGCTGCCCAACCGTTCCTCCCTTCTGAATCATCTGGCGGAGATCCAGGGCAGTCCCGGCGGGGGCAGCCAGATCGCGCTGTTCGCGCTCGATCTCGACAAGTTCAGCAGCGTCAACGCCAAGATCGGCGTGGATGCGGGGGATCGACTGTTGCGCCAGGTGGCGGACGAGCTGACGCTGCGCCTGGATGCGGGCGACCTGCTGTCCCGTACCGGGGGGGACGAGTTCTGTCTTGTCAAGCACGCTCCCCTGACCCCAGCCCAGGCCGGCCAGTTCGCCGAGGAACTGCTCTCGGCCGTGCGCGCCGTTGTCGTGCCGGACGAGGATATCGGTTTCCTGACCGCCGGAATCGGTATCAGCCTGTCGGCGTCGGGACCCCGGCCCGAAACATCGCTGGAGCAGGCGGAATCGGCCCTGCACATGGCCCGTGCCCAGGGCGGAAACCACTTCGCCTTCTTCGAGCGGCAGGCCACCGAGCGGCAGATGGACGAGATCCGCCTGTCGCGCCTCGTCTCCAGCCCGGCCTTCTGGGACAGTCTGCGGGTGGTCTACCAGGCTCAGGTCCGCCTCTCCGACCAGCGTATCATGGGGGTGGAGGCGCTGGTCCGCTCCGACCTCAGCGGCCAGATGGGCATCGGTACGGAACGGCTGATCGCCACCATCGAGGACATGGGCCTGACCCAGCGACTCGGGCGCGCCGTGCGCGATCTCGTCATCGCCGACGTCAAGGCCATGGGGCTCACGGACGAGGAGCTGCCGGTCATCTCCATCAACTTCTCGCCCGTCGAATTCGCCGACGTGGACCATGTGCGCGACTTCATCGCCGCCATCAAGGCGAGCGGCCTCAATCCGGAGAAGTTCGAGATCGAGATCACCGAGCGGTCCCTGCTGGCCGCGTCGGAGGCGCTGGATGTCGTGCAGTCCATGCTGCAACAGAGCGGCGTCCGCCTCGCGCTCGACGATTTCGGCTCCGGCTACTCGTCCTTGCGCTATCTGACCCATATCCAGGTGGACAAGATCAAGATCGACAAGGTCTTCATCAACGGGATCGAGACGAACGGCCGTGAGCGCCGGGTCGTGGAATCCATCATCGCGCTCGCCCGCGGCCTGGATGCCGTGGCCCTGGCGGAAGGGGTGGAGGAGGCGGGACAGGCCCGCCTGCTCAAGGACCTGGGCTGTGAGATGGCCCAGGGCTACCATTTCTGCCGGCCCGTCGGGCGCACGCTGATCCTTCAGATGATCAGGGGGAACGGTTGACCACGCGCCGCCACCCCGCCCCCGATCTCCCGACGGCTGCAAAGGCGCCGGAGCCCCGTCTCCGGTGCGGGCCGGCGCCGGTCTCCCTGCACGGCCGGCCGGACTTCATCGTCGCGCTGGGGGCCTCGGCCGGCGGGCTGGAGGCGTTGCAGGATTTCTTCTCCGCGCTCGACCCGGTGCAGGCGCGCCCGGCGGCCTTCATCGTCGTGCAGCATCTCTCGCCCGACCATAAGAGCATGATGCCGGACCTGCTGACCCGGAGCACATGCCTGCCGATCACCGTGATCGAGGACGGCATGCCGCTCGTGGCCGGGCAGGTCTTCCTGATTCCGCCCTCGGTGACGCTGCGCATCACGCCGACCGGGCGCTTCGCGTTGCGCCCGAAGACCCCCGGCGTCGTCAGCCTGCCCATCGACATCCTGTTCACGTCGATGGCCGAGGTGTTCAAGAACAACTGCATCGGGGTCGTGCTGTCCGGCACCGGCAGCGACGGCACGCGCGGCGTGGTGGCGATCAACAGCGTCGGCGGCCTGACGCTCGCGCAGACTCCTTCCTCGGCCCAGTTCGACGGCATGCCCCGCAGCGCCATCGCCACCGGCTACGTGGACGAGCAGGGGGATGCGCGACAGCTCGCCCGCCGCGTCCTGGAATACCTGCACGGCCAGGTCCCCGAACCCGTGCTGCTGCATGCCCCGGACGGGGTGTCCGGCCCCGAGCAGGAGGGATACCGCGCGATCCTGGAGGATCTGAGCACCCGGACCGCCATTCCCTTCGACCAGTACAAGCAGTCCACCGTCGTCCGCCGCATCCACCGCCGGATGACCCTCCGCCACTGTGCCAGCCTGACCGACTACGCCAAGCTCCTGCGCGGCGATCCCGCGGAGTTGCAGACGCTGCGCCGTGAGGTTCTGATCGGCGTCACCCGGTTCTTCCGCGACGGTCCCGCCTTCGACGAGCTGGCCAGGCTCCTGCCCGACCTGCTGGCGCACAAGGCGAAGGGCGAACCGCTGCGGATCTGGTCGGCCGGGTGCTCCACAGGGGAAGAAGCCTACTCCCTGGCCATCCTGGTCCATGAGGCGATGCAGGCGGCGGGCCTGAGCCTTGAGGTGAAGATCTTCGCCACCGACGTGGTGCAGGACTATCTCGACGTCGCCTCCGCCGGGCTCTATCCCGCGACCATCGAGGCCGAGCTGTCGCCGCAGCGGCTGGATGCCTGTTTCGTCCGCCAGGGGGAGATGTACCGCATCACCCCGGCGATCCGGCGCATGGTGATCTTCGCCCGGCACAACGTCATCACCGACGCCCCCTTCACCAAGGTCGATCTGCTGGTCTGCCGCAACACGCTGATCTACTTCGAGGCGTCCCTCCAGGAGAAGGTCATCAAGCGCTTCCAGTACGCGCTGACGGACGGCGGCATCCTGTTCCTGGGCAGCAGCGAGAGCCTGGGACCCGCCGCGCGCGATTTCATGGTCCTTTCCTCCAAGAACAAGATCTTCCGGACCTTGCGGCCGGGGGCCCTGTCGCTGGAGGCGTTGCAGATCGGGCGCATGGACCGGGCCCTGCACGTCGTCTCCCGGCCGCCGGGCGTGGCGGACCCGGCGACGCCGATGGACCGGATCAAGGATGCGCTGATCGACACCCTCCTGCCGCCCAGCATCCTGCTGACCGAAACGCGGGAGATCGCGCATGTGTTCGGGGATGTCTCCCGCTTCCTGCGGCTGCCGAAGGGGCAGGCGACCCTGGATCCTGCCCGCATGATGGCGCCCGGCGCCAGCGCCACCCTGCTTCAGGTCCTGGCGGTGGCCAGACGGGACCGTGCCCCCGTGTTCTCTGCCCCGATCGCCCTCGGGCGCCCGGCGGACGGCCCTGTCGAAGCCTTCCGCATCCGGGCGGCGCCGGTGGCGCACGAGGCGCCGCTGGACCAGTTGATGGTCGTGACCTTCCTGCCTGTGCAGGCGGCGGCCATCGTTCCGGATCCGGCCGACGCTGCGGAAGCCCCCAGCGCCCGCATCGAGATGCTGGAAGGGGAACTGGCGATCACACGGGAACACCTTCAGTCTACCATCGAAGAACTGGAGGCGGCCAACGAGGAACTGCAGGCGGCCAACGAGGAGCTTCTGGCTTCCAACGAGGAACTGCAATCGACGAACGAGGAACTGCAGTCGGTCAATGAGGAACTCTATACGGTCAACAGCGAGTATCAGGAGAAGATCCAGCTTCTGGTGAAGGCGAATGCCGATCTGGACCTGATGGCGCGGGCGGCGGCAATCCCGACGATCTTCGTGGATTCGGAGATCGTCCTGACCCGGTTCACGCCGGATTCCCGCCTGATCTACGATTTCCGCGATACCGACATCGGTCGCCCGCTCGGGGATTTCTCGAACAAGATCGGCTATGCGACCTTGCCGCGCGACCTCGGGGCGGTGGTGCAGCAGCGGACCGGCCGGGAGGTCTACTGGCGGACCCGGGACGGCACCGACTACCTGATCCGCATGATGCCCTATTCCGACGGCGAGGGGGCCGTGCTGGGCGCGGTCGTCGCCTTCATCGACATCACCAAGCTGAACCAGCTTGAAAGTCTCCAGAACCTCATCGATTCACTGCCCGAGCATCTGGCCGTCCTGGATGGCGACGGGAACATCCAGTTCGTCAACTCCGCCTGGACCCGGTTCGCCGCAGCCAATGAGGGAGACGCCGAGCGGGTCGGCGTCGGCACCAACTATTTCGATGCCTGCGTGGGTGCCGTGCCCCGCGACAGCTACGCTGCCAAGGCGGCGGCCGGGCTGCGTGCCGTGCTCAGCCGCAGCATCGAGCATTTCTCCCTGCGCTATCCCTGCCATTCACCGACCGAGAAGCGCTGGTTCCTGATGCATGCGGCTCCCCTGCAAGGCAGCGGGGGCGGCGCTGTGGTCAGCCATATCAACATCACGTCGCTGGTCGGTGCGAACGACGAGGAGGAGGTCTTGTCCCATGAAGCCTGATCCGGATACCACCGGTCGGGGCCTGGACCGGATCGGCATGGACCCGACGAAGCTGTCCAAGGACGAGCTGGTCCAGGAATGGAACGTCCGTGAGGAGGAACTGCGCCTCCAGAACGAACAGTTGCGCGAGTCGGAACTGCGGGCCGTTACCCAGCTCCAGCGCTTCGAGACGATGTTCAACCACTTTCCGCTGCCCGTGGTGATCGTCGATGACCATCTGGTCATCGTCGATGCCAACCGGGCGGCGAAGGAGACGCTGCCGGCCCTGATCCGGGTCCGGGACAGCTCGCTGGTGCGCTTCCTGGACGCCCCGACCCGTTCGTCCGTGACCCGGACGCTGGTCCAGGGCGGCGTCGCCGACATCGACGCCGGGCTGCACCTCCAGGCGCCGGTCGCCTACCGGCTACGGGTCGTCCCGCTGCATTCCGATCCGGGCCGCATGAACTACGCTGTCATCTTCCAGCCCCGGACCTGACGGCGTGTCTTTACCGGCACGAGAAAGGCCTTGCCTGTCCACCCGTTCTGGATTGGACTAGGCGGATGCGAGGTGGTCTCACAGGCACCGCGGATCTGTTGCGCCAGGTCCAGTCCGGTCAGGCCGGCGGCGTTGCCGTCGCCCTGGACCTGTGGGAGGTGCCGCACGCCGAAAATCCCCTGTTCCGGCGGGCGGTGATGGAACTGGTGGACCGCTTCGCCGGCCGCTTCACGCCGGAGATCGTGGACACCGGTCCCTACTCGCAGGTCTTCCTGTTCCACGGGACGTCGCCCGATCCGTTCATCGAGAAGCTGCATGCCGTCGCATCCGACTTCGCCGGGCAGCATCTGACGGCGCCGCGCTTCACCGTCTTCCATCTGCCGGCCGATACCGCCCGTTTCGTCGCCCATCTGCGCCGGCTTCTGCCGGCCGCTGACGACCCCCGGCCCAGTGCCCTGACCCCGGCCGAAGCGCAGCGGCTGGCCGCGATCCACCGGCTGGGCGCCTATGAGCAGGTGCTGTCGCGGGCGGACATCGCCGCCGTGGTCCGCGAATCGCCGGTCTGGCGGCACGATGACGACGGGGGCTGGTCGCTGCTGTTCAGCGAGGTCACGGTCGCCCTGGACAGCCTGGAACGCGCCATCGGCGTTCCGCTGCGCCACGATCCCTGGCTGTTGCAGCAGATCTCCCCCATTCTGGACCGCCGCATCATCCGGCATTTCCAGACGGAGCCGACGCGGCTGCAATCCCCGCACAGCATCAACCTGCTGGCCGGAACCGTGGTCGAGCCGGTCTTCCAGGAGTTCATGCGCGGGCTCAGCTTCGACCAGCGCGTCAACCTGATCGTCGAACTGCCGGTCACGGATCCGGACCTGAGCCGCGAGCGGCTGGAGGAAGCGGTGGATGTCCTGCGGCTCTGGGACTGCCGGGTCGCTTTCGACCACCTGTCCCTGCGCAACACGGATCCCGGCTTCCTGCCGCTGGCGGCGGCGGACTACCTGAAGGTGGACATGCGCGGTCTGGACCAGGCGGCGGGCGCCTGGGAGCCGCGGATTCCCGACTGGATGCTCCGCTTCGGACTCGGGCGGCTGATCGCGCTCTGCCCGGATTCGTCCTGCGAGACGGAACTCAGCCGGAGCCTCGGCTTCCAGCTCCTGGAGCGACGGACCCGGCCCCCCGCCGATGGTCCGCCTGCCGGTTCCAGCGGACGACCTGCCGGATGAGCATGGCTGGAGACGCATTGTTTGCGCGCAGGGCCGGGCAGAGATGTGTGAAGGACTGGAAACGCCTGTGACGCTGTATGGTCATGTCTTCCCCCGCCCTCTCTCCGCGTTGTCCGTCATGACAAGCCGTGTTCTTCCAGTGCTCGCACTCATCCTTGCGGCCCTGGCCCTCGCGCCTCCTGCCCGGGCCAACGATCACTGGCAGGTTCTGGCGACCCCGGCTTTCGACAGCATCGGGCAGCGCGACGGTCTTCCCCATCCGATTGTCACCGCGGTCGTGCAGGATGCCCAGGGGTTCATGTGGGTGGGGACCCAGGGCGGTCTCTCGCGGTTCGACGGCTACCGGCTGCGGACCTATCTCGCCACCCCCTCCGATCCGGCGGGTCTCCCCCATGCCTATATCCTGGCCCTGCATGTGGACCATGCGGGCCGTCTGTGGGTCGGGACGGCGGGTGCGGGGGCCGCCTGGTATGACGAAACCCGTGACCGCTTCATCCCGCTGTCGCCGGACAGGGGGATGCTGCCGCATCCGCTCGTGCAGGACTTCGCCGACGACGGGCGGGGCGGGCTGTGGATCGCCACCCGCGGCGGCCTCGCCCACCGTACCGCCGACGGGACGCTTGTCACGGTCAGTCAAGGCGTGCCCGACCCGCGCATCAGTTCTCTGCTGCGGGATGACCGTGGCGCCGTCTGGATCGGGACTCAGGGGGGGCTCGCGCGGGTCGCTCCGGACGGTGACGGCCCGCGCCCCTTTCCCGGGCTGCCGGAAGGGATGGCGGCCCGGGTGCTGGGCAAGGACGCCGCCGACCGTATCCATGTCGCGGTGACGACCTCCGACAACGATCAGCTCTGGCGCGGCGGCGTGGACGGGTTCACGCCGGTCAAGGGGGCGGACGGGCAGAACCTCGGCTTTCCCCGTGGCAGTCTTGTCCGCATGGTCGATACCGGCACCGGCAGCCTGTGGATCGCCACGCTCAGGGACGGGATCATCGAACTGGAGGCGAAGACGGGGCGGACACACCCGATCCGGCACGACCGGGCCGACGACCTCAGCCTCGCCGACGATGTGCTCTTCGCCCTGTTCCGCGACCGTGGCGGCATGATCTGGGTGGGCACCCGCAACGGTCTCTCCCGGGTCGATGCTGCCGCTGCCAGCGTGACCTCGATCCGTTATTCGCCCTTGCGCCGCGAGGGGTTGAGCGGGGCCGACATCATGGCGGTCGATGCCCTGTCCGACGGCCGTGTGGCGGTGGGATATCTCGCCGGCGGCATCGACATTCTGGACCCGCGCGACGGGGTGGTCGAACGGCTGCCTCCGGGTGGCCTGCTGCCGGACGGGGCTGTGCTGGCCGTCCGGTTGCACGCGGGCCGCTACTATGTCGGCATGCAGCACGGTTTGGCGATCATCGATCCGGTTGCCCGCACGGTCAGCCGCCCCACGATGCCGGACCCGGACCGTGTCGTCCATTCGCTCCTCTTCCGCGAGGGACGCCTTCTGCTGGGCGGACGGGCGGGCCTGTTCGTCCTGGGGGCGTCGGGGAAGACGGTCGAGCGGTTCCGCTGCGTCGCGGCCGACGGGACGGACGCCGCGGCGGGTCTTGCCAATGCGATGTCGCTGCTGAACGGACCCGACGGGCGGCTCTGGGCCGGCACGCCCGACGGTCTGCATGCGGTGGATACCGGAACCTGCACCGGCCAGGTCCTGCGTCACGATCCCGCCGATCCGGCATCGCTGCCGGAGGGACTGTTGAGCGTGGTGCGCTTTGACAGCCAGGGACGCCCCTGGGTCGGCACCATGGGCAGTGGCCTTGCCGTCGGCGAACCGGGCGGCGGGACGCGCTTCCGCACCCTGACGACGGCCGACGGGCTGCCGAACAACAATATCGGGGAGATCCTGGAGGACCGCACCGGGGCCTTCTGGATCAGCACCGCCGATGGCATCGGCCGCGTCGCCCCCGATCTGACGGTGACGGCGTTCCGAGCGGCGGAGGGCGTCTCGCTTCCCGCCTACTGGGCGCGCTCCGGTGCTGCCACGCCGGCCGGGGACATGCTGTTCGGTGCCGGCGGCGGCCTGACCGTGATCGAGCCGGCCGAGCTGGGGCCGCATCGGCCGCACCCGCCGGTGCGGCTGACAGGACTGCGTGCCGGCGGGGTTGAGCAGCCGGTCGGGCTTTACAACGGCACCCGCATGGCCCCGCCGCTCGTCCTGCCGGGCCAGCAGCGCAGCCTTTCCGTCGATTTCGCCGCCCTGGGGTATGTCGCTGCCGACCTGATGCGTTACCGGGTCCGTCTGGACGGCTTCGACAGCGACTGGACCGACCGGGGACCGGCCGACCGCAGCGTCGCCTACACCAACCTGCCGCCCGGGGACTATGTCCTGCGGATCCAGGCGGTCGCCCCTGGCGAGGACTGGGGAGCGGACGATTTCACCCTGGATGTCCGGGTCGAGGCCGGCTGGTATCAGACCAATGCCTTCCGCGCCCTCATGGTGATGCTGGCGGCGCTGCTGGTGGTGGCCATCGTGCAGGGCCGCACATCTGTTCTACGCCGCCGTCAGGCCCAGTTGCAGAAGGAGGTGGCGGAGCGGACCCGGGAACTGGAACTGGCGAACCGACGGCTGGAGCAGCTTGCCAACACCGATCCGCTCACCGGCATTCTGAACCACCGGGCCTTCTGGGCGGCGCTGGAGGCGGAATGGGACCGGGCCTGCCGCTATGGCCGCGTGTTCAGTGTCTTGCAGATCGACATGGACCATTTCAAGCGGGTCAACGACACCTATGGACATGCGGCGGGGGATGCTGTTCTGCAGACGCTGACGGACCGGGTCGGCCGGCTGCTGCGCTCGGTGGACAGGTTCGGCCGCCTGGGTGGTGAGGAATTCGCCGTGCTCCTGCCCGATACCGGATACGAGGGGGCGGTGCAGGTGGCCGAACGCATCCTGGACGCCATCCGCACCGAACCCGTCCTTTTCGAAGGGACCGCGATACCGATTTCGGCCAGCATCGGCGGCAGTTCGCTGCGCCCCGACGACGCCAACGTGAACGTCATCCTGCACCGGGCGGATGCGGCGCTGTACGCGGCGAAGGGGCGGGGGCGCAGCCAGGCGGCCTTCGCCGAGGACGGGGCCGGCTGGCTGGATCAGGCCCGCCCGGCCTGAGCGAAGGCCGCAGCTTCCCCGTGCAGCCGTCCTACACGGCCGTCCGGCGCCGCAGGCGGCCGCTCAGGACAAACCCGTCGCGCGCGTTCAGGCCCAGCAGCACGAGGTTCGTGGCACCGGCCAGCAGTTCCACCGCCTGCACGGCATAGAAAGTTGCGTCGAAGGCACCGGCCTCCGCCTTCGCTGCCAGGAACAGGGCGGCCGGAACCAGCACCAGCAGCCCGTTCGCCGCGATCAGCGGCATGCGCCGGCGCTTCGCCGCGGCCAGGGGCGCTGTCCACCCGGCCCCCAGGCGGAAGCCCGACCCGCCGGCGAGCGCGATCGCCGGGATCAGCACCAGCAGCAGCCAGGGGATCGCCGTCTTCACGACGACGATGTCCGCCGGCGTGCCCGCCAGTTCCGCCAGCAGGGTGGCAATGAGGAACCCCGACACCATCAGCAGGGCGGTGGCGCCGGCGACGGGATGGATGAGCTTCACAAGGGAGCGCATGGCGAGGGTCCTTCCGCAGGGGCCGGGCCGGGGATCGGCCGGCGGGGACGGGTCCGTCAATATACATAGCATGCCATATATCATTGCATGGCATGCTATGCAAGACCAGTATCCCCGCATGGCCTTCGACAAGACGACCTCGGCGGGCTATCTCGCCAACCATCTGGCCCGGCTCTTCGCGATCCGGCTGCAGGAGCGCATCCGGCCCCTGGGGCTGGCCCCGGCCCAGTTCATGACCCTGATCGAACTCTGGCGGCAGGACGGGCTGACCCAGCGCGAGCTGGTCGAACGCCTGGACGTGGAGCAGGCGACCATGGCCAAGACCCTGGCCCGGATGGAACGCGACGGGCTGGTCGTCCGCCGGCCGCATCCGGGTGACGGACGGGCACAGCAGGTCTGGCTGACCGAGACAGCCCGCCTGCTGCAAGGACCGGCCACTGCTGCCGCGCAGGACGTGAACCGGGCGGCGCTCGCCCCCCTGTCCGAGCCGGAGCGGCGGCAGCTCATCGACCTGATCGCCCGGGTGGTTGCGGGGATGCGCGCAGACGGGGCCATCCCCTCCGATAATTCGGCCGCCGACGGCTGAAGCTACGCCGGTTTTTCGGATCGGCCCGCACGATGATCCGTGCGGATTCGCCCTCCCGGCTGTTGCAGGCGCGCAGGTCCGGTTTTCTGCCCCGGAGTCCTGTCCGGGTTCCTGGCAGCCAAGGCGCGCCCATGATCCACCCCAGCCGCACCGGCCGGTCGCTCCGGGCCGCTCTCGCCTTCCTCCTTGTGGTCGTGCCCGGACCGGCGGTCGCGCAGGCGCCCGGCGGGGCCGGTGGCCCGCCTCCCGCCGTCGTGACGGCGGAGGTCGGGACGGCGCCGATCGCACCGCCCGCCGAGTTCGTCGGCCGTGTCGAGGCGGTCGCCAGTTTCGAGGCCCGGCCGCGGGTGTCCGGTACGCTGGAGGCCGTGGCCTTCGAGGAGGGCACGGATGTCGAGGCGGGCCAGCTCCTCTACGTCATCGAGCCGGCGCCCTACGAGGCCGAGAGGACCGCCGCCGAGGCCCAGCTCGCCCGCGCCCAGGCCCAGTTGACCGAGGCATCGGAATCCGCGCGCCGGGCGGAGGCGCTGCGCTCCAAGGGAACCGTCAGCGAGGCCGCCCTGGACGAGGCCCAGGCCGCGCTCGCCTCGGCCGAGGCCGACGTGCTGGCCGCCAAGGCGCAGCTCCAGCAGACGGAACTGCGGCTCTCCTATACCCGCATCGCCAGCCCGATCGCCGGACGCATCGGGGCGACCGCCGTCACCGCCGGCAATCTGGTGACGCCCGAGACGGGCGTGCTGACGACGGTCGTCGATCTCGATCCGATCCGCGTCACCTTCTCCGTCTCGGACCGGCAGGTGCTCCAGGTCATGCAGCAGACCGGGGCGGAGACCCTGGCGCAGCTCGGCGACCGCTTCGTGCCGACCTTGCGGCTGGCGACGGGGGCGGACTATCCCCACCGCGGCCGGGTCGAGTTCATGGACAACCGGGTCGATCCGCGCACCGGCACCGTCACCGTGCGCGCCCTGTTTCCCAACCCGGACCGGCTGCTGCTGCCCGGCCAGTACGCCACGGTGCTGGTCCGGCCGCAGGCGGTGGAGAGCGGGCCCGCGGTCCCGGTCAGTGCCGTGCAGCGCGACCGCGAGGGGCCGTTCGTGCTGGTCGTCGACTCCGACAACGTGGCGCGGATGCGGCGGGTGACCCTGGGGGCGCAGTCCGACGGGCTGTTCGCGGTCGAGCAGGGTCTGGACCCCGGCGAGGTGATCGTGGTGACGGGGCAGCAGAAGGCCCGCCCCGGCGCCCCCGTCCGCCCCGTGCCCGATACGGCGTCGGAGGCTCCTCCGGCCGGTGAAGCCGCGCCCGCCATCGACGGCTCCGGCGGGCAGGGCTAGGCCGGCATGATCTCGCACATCTTCGTCCGCCGGCCGAACCTGGCCATCGTGCTGTCGCTGGTCCTGCTGGTGGCGGGGCTGCTGGCCCTGCGCGCCATCCCCGTCGCGCAGTTCCCGCCGATCACCCCGCCCGCCGTGCAGGTCAGCGCGACCTATCCCGGCGCCAACGCCCAGGTGGTGGCGGAAACGGTGGCGGCCCCCATCGAGGCCCAGGTGAACGGGGTGGACGACATGCTCTACATGTCCTCCACCAGCACCGATGCCGGCAGTTACTCCCTGACGGTGACCTTCGAGGTCGGCACCGACCCCGACCTTGCGGCCATCAACGTACAGAACCGGGTGCAGCTCGCCACGGCCCTGCTGCCCTCGGCCGTGGCGCGTCAGGGGGTGGCGGTCCGCAAGCAGTCCACGAACATGCTGCTGGCCGTGAACCTGTTCGCCACGGACGAGCGGCTGGATTCCCTCTTCATCAGCAACTATGCCAGCCTGAACCTGCGCGATCGCGTCGCCCGCATCGAGGGGGTGGGCGAGGCGCAGGTGCTGGGGGCGCTGACCTACAGCATGCGGATCTGGATGTATCCGGACCGGATGACGTCGCTGGGCGTCACGGCCGGGGACATCATCTCGGCGCTGGAGGCGCAGAACGTGCAGGCGCCGGCCGGCCAGATCGGCGCCCCGCCGATCGGCACCGACCAGCGCCAGCAGCTCACCGTCATCGCCGAGGGCCGGCTGGAGGATGCGCAGGAGTTCCGTCAGGTCGTCGTGCGGGTCGGCGAAGCCGGTGCCCTGGTCCGGCTGGGCGACGTGGCCGATGTGGAACTGGGGGCGCAGACCTACACGGCCAGCGCCCGGCTGAACGGCCAGCCCTCCGCCACGCTGGTCGTCTACCAGTCG
It encodes:
- a CDS encoding PAS domain-containing protein, translated to MKPDPDTTGRGLDRIGMDPTKLSKDELVQEWNVREEELRLQNEQLRESELRAVTQLQRFETMFNHFPLPVVIVDDHLVIVDANRAAKETLPALIRVRDSSLVRFLDAPTRSSVTRTLVQGGVADIDAGLHLQAPVAYRLRVVPLHSDPGRMNYAVIFQPRT
- a CDS encoding EAL domain-containing protein, with protein sequence MTAAFLGGDLPGLDRIVLEGAEALTGSGVSYLQFFDPLDGTATTAMWSRPAAGAAPPPDVHDHATGGLWEDCLRSGRAVVQNTVGAAVREAGALPRNGAMPPPAKPVGHVALWRHLGVPVLETGPAPFVLGVGNKPAPYGPEDMAVLERISGVFAAMRAALLYRRRERARVASVGGQDWTAGIDGTFRPSADFLVALGYDPALPPDLSALIAAEDRPAFAAAMEGAADGIPLSVDVRLATADGRVRWYSLFGSVDRDERGTFQQVLGIALDRESERGLSDRARWLASHDALTRLPNRSSLLNHLAEIQGSPGGGSQIALFALDLDKFSSVNAKIGVDAGDRLLRQVADELTLRLDAGDLLSRTGGDEFCLVKHAPLTPAQAGQFAEELLSAVRAVVVPDEDIGFLTAGIGISLSASGPRPETSLEQAESALHMARAQGGNHFAFFERQATERQMDEIRLSRLVSSPAFWDSLRVVYQAQVRLSDQRIMGVEALVRSDLSGQMGIGTERLIATIEDMGLTQRLGRAVRDLVIADVKAMGLTDEELPVISINFSPVEFADVDHVRDFIAAIKASGLNPEKFEIEITERSLLAASEALDVVQSMLQQSGVRLALDDFGSGYSSLRYLTHIQVDKIKIDKVFINGIETNGRERRVVESIIALARGLDAVALAEGVEEAGQARLLKDLGCEMAQGYHFCRPVGRTLILQMIRGNG
- a CDS encoding ligand-binding sensor domain-containing diguanylate cyclase, producing the protein MLALILAALALAPPARANDHWQVLATPAFDSIGQRDGLPHPIVTAVVQDAQGFMWVGTQGGLSRFDGYRLRTYLATPSDPAGLPHAYILALHVDHAGRLWVGTAGAGAAWYDETRDRFIPLSPDRGMLPHPLVQDFADDGRGGLWIATRGGLAHRTADGTLVTVSQGVPDPRISSLLRDDRGAVWIGTQGGLARVAPDGDGPRPFPGLPEGMAARVLGKDAADRIHVAVTTSDNDQLWRGGVDGFTPVKGADGQNLGFPRGSLVRMVDTGTGSLWIATLRDGIIELEAKTGRTHPIRHDRADDLSLADDVLFALFRDRGGMIWVGTRNGLSRVDAAAASVTSIRYSPLRREGLSGADIMAVDALSDGRVAVGYLAGGIDILDPRDGVVERLPPGGLLPDGAVLAVRLHAGRYYVGMQHGLAIIDPVARTVSRPTMPDPDRVVHSLLFREGRLLLGGRAGLFVLGASGKTVERFRCVAADGTDAAAGLANAMSLLNGPDGRLWAGTPDGLHAVDTGTCTGQVLRHDPADPASLPEGLLSVVRFDSQGRPWVGTMGSGLAVGEPGGGTRFRTLTTADGLPNNNIGEILEDRTGAFWISTADGIGRVAPDLTVTAFRAAEGVSLPAYWARSGAATPAGDMLFGAGGGLTVIEPAELGPHRPHPPVRLTGLRAGGVEQPVGLYNGTRMAPPLVLPGQQRSLSVDFAALGYVAADLMRYRVRLDGFDSDWTDRGPADRSVAYTNLPPGDYVLRIQAVAPGEDWGADDFTLDVRVEAGWYQTNAFRALMVMLAALLVVAIVQGRTSVLRRRQAQLQKEVAERTRELELANRRLEQLANTDPLTGILNHRAFWAALEAEWDRACRYGRVFSVLQIDMDHFKRVNDTYGHAAGDAVLQTLTDRVGRLLRSVDRFGRLGGEEFAVLLPDTGYEGAVQVAERILDAIRTEPVLFEGTAIPISASIGGSSLRPDDANVNVILHRADAALYAAKGRGRSQAAFAEDGAGWLDQARPA
- a CDS encoding MarR family winged helix-turn-helix transcriptional regulator, which translates into the protein MAFDKTTSAGYLANHLARLFAIRLQERIRPLGLAPAQFMTLIELWRQDGLTQRELVERLDVEQATMAKTLARMERDGLVVRRPHPGDGRAQQVWLTETARLLQGPATAAAQDVNRAALAPLSEPERRQLIDLIARVVAGMRADGAIPSDNSAADG
- a CDS encoding CheR family methyltransferase, with translation MTTRRHPAPDLPTAAKAPEPRLRCGPAPVSLHGRPDFIVALGASAGGLEALQDFFSALDPVQARPAAFIVVQHLSPDHKSMMPDLLTRSTCLPITVIEDGMPLVAGQVFLIPPSVTLRITPTGRFALRPKTPGVVSLPIDILFTSMAEVFKNNCIGVVLSGTGSDGTRGVVAINSVGGLTLAQTPSSAQFDGMPRSAIATGYVDEQGDARQLARRVLEYLHGQVPEPVLLHAPDGVSGPEQEGYRAILEDLSTRTAIPFDQYKQSTVVRRIHRRMTLRHCASLTDYAKLLRGDPAELQTLRREVLIGVTRFFRDGPAFDELARLLPDLLAHKAKGEPLRIWSAGCSTGEEAYSLAILVHEAMQAAGLSLEVKIFATDVVQDYLDVASAGLYPATIEAELSPQRLDACFVRQGEMYRITPAIRRMVIFARHNVITDAPFTKVDLLVCRNTLIYFEASLQEKVIKRFQYALTDGGILFLGSSESLGPAARDFMVLSSKNKIFRTLRPGALSLEALQIGRMDRALHVVSRPPGVADPATPMDRIKDALIDTLLPPSILLTETREIAHVFGDVSRFLRLPKGQATLDPARMMAPGASATLLQVLAVARRDRAPVFSAPIALGRPADGPVEAFRIRAAPVAHEAPLDQLMVVTFLPVQAAAIVPDPADAAEAPSARIEMLEGELAITREHLQSTIEELEAANEELQAANEELLASNEELQSTNEELQSVNEELYTVNSEYQEKIQLLVKANADLDLMARAAAIPTIFVDSEIVLTRFTPDSRLIYDFRDTDIGRPLGDFSNKIGYATLPRDLGAVVQQRTGREVYWRTRDGTDYLIRMMPYSDGEGAVLGAVVAFIDITKLNQLESLQNLIDSLPEHLAVLDGDGNIQFVNSAWTRFAAANEGDAERVGVGTNYFDACVGAVPRDSYAAKAAAGLRAVLSRSIEHFSLRYPCHSPTEKRWFLMHAAPLQGSGGGAVVSHINITSLVGANDEEEVLSHEA